Proteins co-encoded in one Aspergillus luchuensis IFO 4308 DNA, chromosome 6, nearly complete sequence genomic window:
- a CDS encoding putative importin beta-5 subunit (BUSCO:EOG09260IU8;~COG:U,Y;~EggNog:ENOG410PH26;~InterPro:IPR001494,IPR016024,IPR011989;~PFAM:PF03810;~go_function: GO:0008536 - Ran GTPase binding [Evidence IEA];~go_process: GO:0006886 - intracellular protein transport [Evidence IEA]), which yields MEQELLTLLADTQSPVSDTRKSAELQLLRLYPNETFPLSLAAIASHDSVPTNLRQSALSVLRTFIAASWSPVLDEFKGQVLVSDANKAQLRRALLDLATITETPERKVKSSASYAVSKIASADFPEQWPELLPSLLHIINDGNSTASALHGALKVLLDLVDTGFSEEQFFNVARDLVTSLFNVATNESRKPMLRALAVAVFRACFDTLEMVLEQHKAAVKQFMDEVLGGWSPFFLSTLKAPLPQAPSAQEESKDAEVPSKWRGVIGLKLQVVKTLMKIRMVFPGLLTAQSPVYFSTIWTELSNIQSAYHEFYIEDERQGRMEDVDGLPYTLDFLVLEELDLIQTLLKAPPVKAELQQQLQNAGQSAATTSWLPEIMKLVASYAQITSEEEGLWDIDVSLFLSEETSVTANYTPRTCSGDLVIKLGEWLKSMTVEGLHAYLNTVFSDASSTWKLKESALYILNQLLRDFNEVSQGIPAGSANGISNFIQYAIQQPEDLLRARGYLIAGVLCQVADDSFQQTAASYLEATIKAITEDESEVVRVACIRALQDLMPSLPSSATVPLQVAIVSALSQFVSAHDLSDQSEGEDLKVTIAETLRDTIMVHPTVVLSSTAIDLLFSVASSGATNFQLTMIVTEAFEDIVEAVAENGEEAFVRLCEKVLPSLTGAIDVGNLTQENALTNFAADLIRALAEGALEPLPAGFVETVMPKLNRLLLDSSDAELIRPATEAVRHMLSHDFNQFVAWRDPQSGKEATEVALIIIDRLLGPSVDDNAATEVGQLAAELVEKAGSERLGPYLPQLLRAVAQRLATAEQAQFIQSLILVFARLTLISAREVVDFLAQVDIGGQSGLPIVLSKWLENSVNFAGYDEIKQNIIALATLYSLGDPRLSEVQVKGDLIIQDTGRIKTRSQTRNNPDRYTTVTAPLKIIKVLVEELAAASGNKEIDAATAAALEEEGSDDDDEWEDMPGNTLDLNLGVTKQELMAFGEGGSESVFGVRRRDDETQAFLLNFFREAATKPEFQQLYAALTPAEQEKLQSLN from the exons ATGGAGCAAGAGCTCCTGACATTGCTGGCAGACACTCAGTCGCCGGTCTCCGATACTAGAAAGTCCGCTGAGCTTCAGCTTCTACGCCTTTATCCCAACGAGACTTTCCCCCTATCACTTGCGGCTATAGCCTCTCACGATTCCGTTCCCACCAATCTCCGCCAGTCTGCCCTTTCTGTTCTTCGGACCTTCATTGCCGCATCCTGGTCCCCAGTTCTCGATGAATTTAAAGGCCAGGTCCTGGTCAGCGATGCAAACAAGGCTCAGCTTCGACGGGCGTTGCTGGACTTAGCTACCATTACCGAAACTCCCGAGCGCAAGGTCAAGTCGTCTGCCAGTTATGCTGTGAGCAAGATCGCCAGCGCCGACTTTCCCGAGCAGTGGCCAGAACTTCTGCCTTCGCTGCTTCACATTATAAACGATGGGAACAGCACCGCCAGTGCGCTTCACGGTGCACTGAAGGTCCTGTTGGATTTGGTGGACACCGGGTTCAGTGAGGAGCAGTTCTTCAATGTTGCTCGGGATCTTGTCACTAGCCTCTTCAATGTCGCTACCAATGAGTCGAGAAAGCCGATGTTGAGAGCCTTGGCTGTCGCAGTTTTTCGGGCCTGCTTTGACACTTTGGAGATGGTCCTCGAGCAACACAAGGCGGCTGTCAAACAATTCATGGACGAAGTACTTGGTGGCTGGtctccattctttctctctacCCTGAAGGCACCCCTACCACAAGCTCCTAGTGCGCAGGAAGAGTCTAAAGACGCTGAGGTGCCCTCCAAGTGGAGAGGTGTCATTGGTCTGAAGTTGCAAGTGGTCAAG ACCTTGATGAAAATTCGCATGGTATTCCCGGGTCTCTTGACAGCTCAAAGCCCGGTATACTTTTCCACTATCTGGACTGAGCTGTCCAACATACAGTCTGCTTATCATGAGTTCTACATTGAAGATGAGAGACAGGGCCGTATGGAGGATGTCGACGGGCTCCCGTATACTTTGGACTTCTTGGTTCTGGAGGAACTCGATTTGATTCAGACGCTCCTGAAGGCACCTCCGGTCAAGGCCGAgcttcagcagcagctacAGAATGCTGGGCAGTCGGCGGCAACAACAAGTTGGCTTCCCGAAATCATGAAGCTGGTTGCCTCTTATGCTCAAATCACAtcagaggaggaaggcctATGGGATATCGATGTATCTCTGTTCCTTTCGGAGGAGACATCGGTTACTGCCAACTACACGCCCCGTACTTGCAGTGGAGATCTGGTGATCAAGCTTGGCGAATGGCTTAAGAGCATGACAGTTGAGGGACTACACGCATACCTGAACACTGTGTTCTCCGATGCGTCCTCTAC GTGGAAATTGAAAGAATCGGCCCTCTACATTCTCAATCAGCTCCTCCGGGACTTTAACGAGGTGTCGCAAGGTATACCTGCTGGCTCGGCTAATGGAATCAGTAACTTCATTCAGTATGCCATCCAGCAACCAGAAGATCTTTTGAGAGCGCGGGGCTACCTCATTGCCGGAGTCCTGTGCCAGGTCGCCGACGACTCCTTCCAGCAGACGGCTGCATCTTACCTCGAGGCTACCATCAAAGCAATCACCGAAGATGAATCTGAAGTGGTCAGGGTCGCTTGTATTCGAGCACTGCAGGATCTTATGCCCTCGCTTCCTTCCAGTGCTACGGTCCCTCTCCAAGTTGCCATTGTTTCAGCTCTGTCGCAGTTCGTTTCCGCACATGACCTTTCTGACCAGTCAGAGGGTGAAGACCTGAAGGTTACCATTGCTGAAACGCTCCGTGATACCATCATGGTCCACCCGACTGTCGTTCTGTCGTCAACCGCCATTGATCTACTGTTCAGTGTTGCCAGCAGCGGAGCCACCAATTTCCAGTTGACGATGATCGTCACGGAAGCATTCGAAGACATAGTTGAAGCTGTCGCCGAGAACGGGGAAGAGGCTTTCGTTCGACTATGCGAGAaggttcttccttccctaaCCGGGGCCATCGACGTCGGCAACCTCACCCAGGAAAATGCTTTGACTAATTTCGCTGCGGACCTGATCCGTGCTCTTGCTGAAGGAGCATTAGAGCCTTTGCCAGCCGGCTTCGTGGAGACGGTCATGCCGAAGTTGAACCGCCTTCTGCTCGATTCGTCCGACGCGGAGCTGATCCGTCCTGCTACAGAAGCTGTCCGCCATATGCTCTCTCATGACTTCAACCAGTTTGTCGCCTGGAGAGACCCGCAGAGCGGTAAAGAAGCCACTGAAGTTGCCTTGATCATTATTGACCGCTTGCTCGGACCGTCGGTCGATGACAATGCGGCGACAGAGGTTGGACAGTTGGCTGCGGAGTTGGTGGAAAAGGCAGGCTCTGAACGTCTCGGTCCTTATCTACCACAGCTTCTCCGTGCTGTGGCCCAACGACTGGCTACTGCGGAACAGGCTCAGTTTATCCAGAGTTTGATCCTTGTCTTCGCACGCCTCACTCTAATCAGCGCACGCGAGGTTGTGGATTTTCTTGCGCAAGTCGATATTGGCGGCCAGAGTGGACTTCCCATAGTGCTGAGCAAGTGGCTCGAGAACTCGGTCAACTTTGCCGGTTATGATGAAATCAAACAGAACATCATTGCACTAGCAACACTGTACAGTCTGGGAGACCCTCGCTTGTCCGAGGTGCAGGTCAAGGgtgatctcatcatccaggaCACTGGCCGTATCAAGACGCGGTCCCAGACACGCAACAACCCTGACCGGTACACTACAGTGACGGCTCCCTTGAAGATTATCAAGGTCCTTGTTGAGGAGCTGGCTGCTGCATCCGGCAACAAGGAAATCGATGCGGCCACGGCGGCTgctctggaggaagagggtagcgacgatgacgacgaatgGGAAGACATGCCCGGCAACACCCTTGACCTCAATTTGGGTGTCACCAAGCAAGAGCTGATGGCATTTGGCGAGGGCGGATCGGAAAGTGTGTTCGGGGTACGCAGACGCGACGACGAAACGCAGGCCTTCCTGTTGAACTTTTTCCGTGAAGCAGCCACTAAGCCTGAGTTCCAGCAGCTCTATGCAGCCTTGACTCCGGCcgagcaggagaagctgcAAAGTTTGAACTGA